cttaccagcactcatcatagctcctgggtatttgataccggtgcggttgctcatatttgtaactcaaaacaggagctgcggaataagcgaagactggcgaaggacgaggtgacgatgcgcgtcgggaatggttccaaggtcgatgtgatcgccgtcggcacgctacctctacaattacctacgggattagttttaaacctcaataattgttatttagtgccagctttgagcatgaacattgtatctgaatctcgtttaatgcgagatggctactcatttaaatatgagaataatggttgttctatttatatgagagatatgttttatggtcatgccccgctggtcaatggtttattcttattgaatctcgaacgtgatgttacacatgttcatagtgtgaatgccaaaagatgtaaggttgataatgatagtcccacatacttgtggcactgccgccttggtcacattggtgtcaagcgcatgaagaagctccatgcagatggacttttggagtctcttgattatgaatcatttgacacgtgcgaaccatgcctcatgggcaaaatgaccaagactacattctccggaacaatggagcgagcaaccaacttattggaaatcatacatactgatgtgtgcggtccaatgagcgttgaggctcgcggtggttatcgttatgttctcaccctcactgatgacttgagtagatatgggtatgtctacttaatgaaacacaagtccgagacctttgaaaagttcaaggaatttcagagtgaggttgagaatcaacgtgataggaaaataaagttcttacgatcagatcgtggaggggaatatttgagtcacgaatttggcatgcacttaaggaaatgtggaattgtttcacaactcacgccgcctggaacacctcagcgtaatggtgtgtctgaacgtcgtaatcgcactctattggatatggtgcgatctatgatgtctcttaccgatctaccgctatcattttggggttatgctatagagactgccgcattcactttaaataggactccgtcaaaatccgttgagatgacaccgtatgaattatggtttgggaagaaacctaagctgtcgtttctgaaagtttggggatgcgatgcttatgtcaagaaacttcaacctgaaaagctcgaacccaaatcggaaaaatgcgtcttcataggataccctaaggaaactattgggtataccttctacctcagatccgaaggcaagatctttgttgccaagaatggatcctttctagagaaagagtttctctcgaaagaagtaagtgggaggaaagtagaacttgatgaggtattgcctcttgaaccggagagtagcgcagctcaagaaaatgtttctgtggtgcctgcaccgactagagaggaagttaatgatgatgatcatgaaacttcagatcaagttgctactgaacttcgtaggtccacaaggacacgttccgcaccagagtggtacgacaaccctgtcctggaaatcatgttgttagacaatggtgaagcttcgaactatgaagaagcgatggcgggcccgaattccgacaaatggcttgaagccatgaaatccgagataggatccttgtatgaaaatgaagtatggactttgactgacttgcccgatgatcggcgagccatagaaaataaatggatctttaagaagaagacagacgcggatggtaatgtaaccatctataaggctcggcttgttgctaagggttatcgacaagttcaaggggttgactacgatgagaccttctcacccgtagcgaagctgaagtccgtccgaatcatgttagcaattgccgcattctatgattatgagatatggcaaatggacgtcaaaacggcattccttaatggtttccttaaggaagaattgtatatgatacagccggaaggttttgtcgatcctaagaatgctgacaaggtatgaaagctctagcgctcaatctatgggctggtgcaggcatctcggagttggaacattcgctttgatgagatgataaaagcgtttgggtttacacagacttatggagaagcatgtgtttacaagaaagtgagtgggagctctgtagcatttctcatattatatgtggatgacatactattgatgggaaatgatatagaattcttggaaagcataaaggcctacttgaataagtgtttttcaatgaaggaccttggagaagctgcttacatattaggcatcaagatctatagagatagatcgagacgcctcattggtctttcacaaagcacataccttgacaagatatttaagaagttcaatatggatcagtccaagaaggggttcttgcctgtattgcaaggtgtgagattgagcaccgctcaatgcccgaccacggcagaagatagagaaaagatgagtgtcatcccctatgcctcggccatagggtctattatgtatgccatgctatgtaccagacctgatgtgaacctcgccgtaagtttggtaggaaggtaccaaagtaatcccggcatggaacactggacagcggtcaagaacatcctgagtacctgaaaaggactaaggatatgtttctcgtttatggaggtgacgaagagctcgtcgtaaagggttacgtcgatgctagcttcgacacagatctggatgacttcaagtcacaaaccggatacgtgtaattttgaatggtggggcagtcagctggtgcagttgcaagcaaagcgtcgtggcgggatctacatgtgaagcggagtacatggcagcctcggaggcagcacatgaagcaatctggatgaaggagttcattaccgacctaggagttattcccaatgcgtcgggcccgatgactctcttctgtgacaacactggagctattgccctggccaaggaacccaggtttcacaagaccaggcatatcaagcgtcgcttcaactccattcgtaaaaatgttcaagatggagacatagatatttgtaaagtgcatacggacctgaatatcacagatccgttgactaaacctcttccacgagcaaaacagatcaacaccagaactctatgggtgttcgattcatcataatgtaactagattattgactctagtgcaagtgggagactgttggaaatatgccctagaggcaataataaaatggttattattatatttccttgttcatgataattgtctattgttcatgctataattgtgttatccagaaatcgtaatacatgtgtgaatacatagaccacaacatgtccctagtgagcctctagtttactagctcgttgatcaatagatggttacggtttcctgaccatggacattggatgtcgttggtaacgggatcacatcattaggagaatgatgtgatggacaagacccaatcctaagcatagcacaagatcgtgtagttcgtctgctaaagcttttctaatgtcaagtatcatttccttagaccatgatattgtgcaactcccggataccgtaggaatgctttgggcgtgccaaacgtcacaacgtaattgggtggctataaaggtgcactacgggtatctccgaaagtgtctgttgggttggcacgaatcgagactgggatttgtcactccatgtgacggagaggtatctctgggcccactcggtaggacatcatcataatgagctcaatgtgaccaaggaattgatcacgggatgatgtgttacgaacgagtaaagagacttgccggttacgagattgaacaaggtatagggataccgacgatcgaatctcgggcaagcatcATACCGGTaggcaaagggaattgtgtacgggattgattgaatcctcgacatcgtggttcatccgatgagatcatcgtggaacatgtgggagccaacatgggtatccagatcccgttgttggttattggccggagagatgtctcggtcatgtctacatgcctcccgaacccgtagggtctacacacttaaggttcgatgacgctagggttatagggaaagtttgttcatggttaccgaatgttgttcggagtcccggatgagatcccggacgtcacgaggagttccggaattgtccggggataaagatttatatatgggaagtccttattcgatcgccggaagtgttcgggggtttatcggtattgtaccgggacaaccgaaagggttccgggggtccaccgggagggtccacctgccccggagggccctatgggctgaatatggaggggaaccagcccctaggtgggctgggcgccaaacccccctagggcccatgcgcctagggttggggggaaaccctaaagggggcgccccccttggcttggggggcaaggctccccccttggccgccgcccccctctagatccatctggatgggaccggcccccctctcccttgcccctataaatagaggggaggtgggagggcagccgcaccacatccaaggcgcaacccccccctctccaacacctcctccttccgcggtgcttggcgaagctctgccggagtaccacgctgctccaacaccaccacgccgtcgtgctgttgctggagttgtcttccccaacctctccctctctccttgctagatcaaggcgtgggagacgtcaccgggctgcacgtgtgttgaacgcggaggcgccgttgttcggcgcttagatcggaatcaaccgcgatctgaatcgctacgagtacgactccttcatccgcgttcttgtaacgcttccgcatcgcgatcttcaagggtatgaagatgcactcccctctctctcgttgctagtctctccatagtttgatcttggtgatgcgtagaaaaaaaattaatttctgcaacgatccccaacagccaGGACTCCATGGCTTCCCATAGCGCAACAACCATAGGGCCTTTGCACATAGTGTGAAATGTATCCTCCCGTTCAACGCCACAAAGAACACATATGTCATATTTTTTCGTAGTTCTTTTACATTTGTTTTCCATAGTGGCAAAAAAAATCTGTAGCAAGTTTCCATCCGAAAATGCGTACCTTAGGAGGAGCATGGCACCTCCACACCGACTTCTAGACGTTGTGGTTGTCTTCTGGTGCCCTGCTCGCCACACACATAGAGGTGCCGACTTTCTCCTTGAGTGCTAGCTTGTAAGCACCATAGACGAAGAAGAGGCCCTTCGGGTCCCGCGCCCAAGCTAGCGCATCATCATGTTGGCGGGGAGAGGGTGCAACTTCAAAATTTCTTCCATGCCAGATGCGAGGAAGTGTTGAGGGAGTAGATCTTCATTCCATGTGCCTCGACCATTGAGCAATTCATAGGCCCGACACATCCTGCATCTTCCTTGGGCGACATGGATTTGTACGATTGGGGACTCGACAACCATGGATCACTTCAAATATGAATGCTCTGACCATTGTCGACCGTCCATATCggcccattcttcaatagctcTAGACCATAGGTAATTGCCTGCCAAGTTGATGAAGCATTACCTGCAAACACCGTACTCCCAAACAACCATTCCCACACCTAACCAAGTCTCAAAATTTGTAACATATGGAGTCTGCTTGGTTCTTACCCAAGTGCGCCCCGCCAAATCATGGGCGCACCAAAAAATATTGACGGACGATTCGGCCGTCTCATCTCTCCAATGAATTGACGCAAAAATAGAGAGGGATGCTGAGGTGGGTTGACACACCAAAACATTGGAGCCTATCCAAAAAAGACGCGAAGTCTTACATCAACTTCAGTATTTTGGCTGGGCAGGCGAGGTCTCCAATCCAAACAACCATGTGAAACTCTGCCAAGCACAATCTCTTTGCTGAGTCAGCCATTCACAAAGATCACCAGATAGGGAAAATTTTGAGGCAGCTGACGTGTCACCATTCGAGTAGTACCAACAGTTCTAGGTCACCACACGAATAAAAGAAACAGTTCTGAGTCACTGGCAGCCCGGCCGGTCACGGCAACGCTGAAGCGCATCTGCGCATGGCAGGCCGCGCATTCTACATGGGCGGGCAATCTCTCTCTGGAGCAAAACGCTGGCGAGTTAAGACCGACCCGGCCCAACCCAACCGAGGAACCCCAGGGCCATTCAGACGTCACCCCGCACGCCACGCACAAGCGAcgacccctccctcctccgccgccgccctaggGTTCCGGCGATGGCGCACGGCGGCCAGCCCCGCCGCGCCCCGGCCGCACGCCGCCCCAAGCCTTCCGcgtccgcgcccgcgcccgccgccgaccGGAAGCGGAAGCGCGGCGCCGTCTTCAAGACTGCCACGCTCAAGAATCAGATTCGCTCCACCGAGCGCCTCCTCCGCAAGGTACAGGGCCCCTCCTCGCTCGCCTGTGGTTAATAAGCGATTAGTCGTGGAGTGCTCATGCTTGTCCTGGGTCGAGCAGTGGTTGATTACAAAGTCTGCTCAATTAAGTATCGGTTGCCCCTGCACTTGCTATCCTCATTTGGCTTGCGGTTGGCTGTGTTCAGTGCCCGCCCTAAGGATTTCAAGAGCTTAGTGCTGTAGCTGGATCGATGCTGGCTTTGGCACGGGTATGTGCAACGTTGCTTGAGAACTGTATTTAGCTCGAATGCTCGATACATCTGAAAAATGTCAGGAATAACATTTGATTGCTGTACTCCATTTGGAAGTATAGTCTGGGACTCTGGGTCGATGATGAGTGGTTTATTTTATCCAAGCTTAGCAGGTCGCCCTAATTATCTGAAAAACAAGTAGGATTTAGGTCACCACTCAGCAGTGATGGTGGAAAATTCACATCTATTCAAGGAATCATTACTTGTGCACTCGGTTGCCCCAAGATACGGTGATATGGGTACAGACACCGGTACTGCAGAAtggcattttttttctttcaaaagtgCAGATATTGCGATATGTTTGCTCATATATaataaatatttttaaaaatagaAATTAATGGTTGTATGTAAACAGGACAGTTTAGGAATGCTAATAAGTTGATAGAAACATGAAAATGCACTGTAGATATGATTTTAGTTTTCTTCAGCCACTGCAACTTCAGTTTGAAGGCCACCGAAGAGTAGGGCCTGTCACATTTGGGCATGATCTGACCCCCTTATTGGATATCAAGCAAATCCATTTTGACTCTGTTGTAGCTTCCTTTGTCTTCCTGAGTACAATTCTTGCATCTGAATCGCGcaattcctccacctcctgcaccTCCTTCTAAGATGTCCACGTGATTCCACAAAGGCCTGTTGCATATATATTTGCCGGCACATCCTAAAATAGTGTGAGGCATATACAACATTAGACAACAAGAAGACCAACTTCAGCAAGCAAAGGACAGAAAGGGTAAAGTCTCAACTGACCATGGCCAAGAAAATGTTGACTCTCTGGTTGGTTGGAGCCTGGGAGGAAATGCAGGAGCAGGAGGCGGTGCTCAAATTTGTTGGGTGGAGCAGCGGCTAGCTTGTTTTTCTCCAGTGCAGCGCCAGATGGGTGGAGAGGGAGCACTGGAAGCTGACCTCCTTCCTTGCATAGAGGCACTTAGGTCAAGGGGGAGGGATTAGGGGTGGCGGTGCTAATGGGGGAAGGAGTGACGGTTCTCAGATGCAGGGAGGGAACACCGAAGGCCggccttcttcttgctggtgtggcGGTGATCAGGTAGGGCAAGTGCGGCTCTCAGGTGGGCATGGGGGCCAGCGGGGTGTTCTGTATATAGTTGGGGTGGTGTAGGGTTTTTACGTATTCTGGAGAGGTATCACAGGCgtattttttttaaatagaaaTTCCTTTGATACGTACATATTTGTGCATACCTGAATGTATCCGAGTATCCGGACCTGATACACTGGTTTTGCGCATatccatgtttccaggcctggcatGCGTGATGTCTGATGTACATACATATGTTTTGATTCATACTAATCCAAATTAAGGAATCCATGCTCAAAGCTTTCCCAAACTGACAAGTTCTGGCAGACTTGGGGCCTCTTCCATATGTATCTGGTGCCATTTTGCAGAACACATATTAGCCTTAGCCCTACATACATTTGAGACCTGTATTGAGATGTTGCATATTTTATCTACAGGACCTTCCTCATGACATGAgggttgctcaagagaagaaattGGAAGAACTAAAGAGACAGCAAGAGAAACAGACTCAAGAGGCCATGCAACGAACAATACAGTTGAGGGATAGAAAGATAAAGTTTTTTGGTCGGTGTTCTCTTACCTTTGTTTGTATTCGTTTCTAGTGTCCTTTGTGACTGTCTGCCTGTATGACCTTATGATTTTCTTGATGTGGGTATTCTAACTTCACAGAGAGGCGAAAGATTGAGAGGATGATAAGGCGTCTTGATAAACAGCAACGTTTAAATGCTGATGAGGCCAGCAACAAGTTGGCAACATTGCGAGAAGATCTTGAATATGTTAGAGTAAGCTTACTGAAGTTCTTTCTCTTGCTTTGTGAACCATTTTTTGGCATAGGATTTTGTATATTTATTTAGGACCAAGGACTATCCTTGGTCTCATTCATGGCTGGTACTTGTTCTAGAACCATTGAACCTCCTTTAATTTTCAGCTAAAGGTTATTTATCTTTGCTTGTGCAGTTTTTCCCAAAGAAAGAAAAATATTTCCCTTTATTCACCGGGGGTAATACACCAGATGTTGTGGAGAAAAGGAATACATGGCGTAAACAGATCAAGGAGAATCTCATCGCGGCTGCAGCAAATGGAAAGGACTTAGAAGGTACATGTTCCTCTTGATTAGCTTTCAATTATTGATTTATCTAGATTATGATTGCATCTTCAACCTTCATGTTTACATTGAAATATGTGCCACCTGTTGGCTAGATATCTACTGTCTAAACCACTAAATTTTGTTTTTGCATCACCCAACAGAGACAGCCAGTGACGATGACACCTTGGATGTGAGTGAAGATGATTTCTTTATGTCTGGAAGTTCAAGTGATGAAGAGGCAGATGATGAGCTTACCGATAAAAGTACAAAGTATGATTCACAACTCTTGGGCATTGTACTTGCTATTAGGTTCCCAGTGGTATATCATGCTATAAATTTGTTACTCTGTGAACATTACACGGGGTGACCAATTAATGTTTAGTTCGGCTTACATTATTGCATACAGTGTGTTAATGAAATTGGGTTATCCAAAAACTATCTGTGAGTAATCATGATATGTAAGTGAATCCATGCAATGTTGCTTTACTGCTGCAAAATATCCTATCTGGGTCTGCAAGATAGCATTTTTTTGTGACCGGACGATATTCCCATGGCAAATGTCATTATCAACTTAGTTTTGAAGTCAAGGGACAAGGCTGATTCCTGAAAAACAGGGTCTATAATCATTTCAGTAGTTGGTTGATGCTCATGCagtttgaatcatttcatttcGTGGTGGGAAAACATCATATTTTCTAATAAATTATTCCCCACAGATTTTCTCAGCCTGGACTGTAAccttgtactcccttcgtccggaaatacttgtcgtagaaatggatacaaatgaatgtatctagaactaaaatacatctagatacatccattcctcggacaagtatttccggacggagggagtatctgtttTGCCTTAACATCTTATGTTCAGTGACTTCATCACTACATAAATGTTGCATAGTAAGGAAAGATATTCTAATGCTTTTTCTTTCAGAGAACCTGGTGCTTCAGCTAGGGCAGCGTCTGGTATGTCGAGTGATGAAAAGAACCAGGTTGTTTTCTGCACTGCGTCTCCAGTCTTCCCAATCAGCTGTCACAATTTTGCTTCCTTATATTTAAGCCCACTACTGTGCAATGCAGCGGCAGAGAGATGCTCGAGTGCTTATGCCACCACCTCGCTCATTACCACCTAATAGAGCTAGATCTGCGGATAAACGTGCGGTGTCCAGCTCTAGCAATGCTTCGACCAGCACAAGCGGTAACTCATTCAAAAATAGGAGAGCATCCAATCTTTCTGGAGATCACAACAGCACTCTGAGTTCAAATTCTGATGCTCATAAGCCACGCCGCAAAAGGAGACCGAAGAAAAAGAAGCAGGTATAACTTTGCATACATGCTTTAGCCTTTGTACAGTAAGTCCTGATATCTATATATGACTGAGAATAACTCTGATGGTTTGAACCTAAAGGTTTTCTAGTCAGTGATGTGTGGTTATTTATCGTAAGTAGATATCCATAAGAACAGTTAGAATAATAAAATCTTACAAACATGAAGATAAATTTGTCCACATGGTGTGTGGGTGTGGTGCATGTATATGTATAACTGTAAGTTTGTTATGCTTGACTATTGTACACAAGTTGGTGGACGGTTTTATAGCAAGACTCAGATGTTGCATGCTCTGTTTTTGAGTCGCCGACTAATCGCCGATTAGTTGCCGACTAATCGCCAAGT
This window of the Triticum aestivum cultivar Chinese Spring chromosome 5D, IWGSC CS RefSeq v2.1, whole genome shotgun sequence genome carries:
- the LOC123123219 gene encoding rRNA-processing protein efg1, producing the protein MAHGGQPRRAPAARRPKPSASAPAPAADRKRKRGAVFKTATLKNQIRSTERLLRKDLPHDMRVAQEKKLEELKRQQEKQTQEAMQRTIQLRDRKIKFFERRKIERMIRRLDKQQRLNADEASNKLATLREDLEYVRFFPKKEKYFPLFTGGNTPDVVEKRNTWRKQIKENLIAAAANGKDLEETASDDDTLDVSEDDFFMSGSSSDEEADDELTDKSTKEPGASARAASGMSSDEKNQRQRDARVLMPPPRSLPPNRARSADKRAVSSSSNASTSTSGNSFKNRRASNLSGDHNSTLSSNSDAHKPRRKRRPKKKKQA